Genomic segment of Bicyclus anynana chromosome 18, ilBicAnyn1.1, whole genome shotgun sequence:
cttccaaacataacggttTTGAACCGCTAGCGCCCAGCAATCCTTAGATATAACCGAATATTTACGACACTCCTCAACGTAAACATATTCAGCAGCTGCACCAGATAATTGTGGTGTTTCCTATAGAAAAGACACTGACAACGTATCTATCTAATAAGATTACAATAatcaattgttaataatttaataggcaCACTTCTACCAAGTGACAATCACTTCGGCGCGACTAAAACCGTCTCAAGGATGTAACAAAAGGAACGAAACGATTTGCACCGTCGACCGCTTCAACTTCTGCTTCACAACCGGCGTTGTCTGCGACGGCATCAAGAACTGCGGTGTCGATGATTGGTAACacctaatttttaaaatatggagGGTAGTTTGAACGCTCTCTCTTCACGTCGGCAAGTAGGTTGACCAGTACGTTGGCCTATAAGCTCTTTAACTGCCGCCTTGGTCTAGTGGCTAAGGGACATAGGAATGTGGAATTGGATCgtgaggtcctggtttcgaacTCTGGGTCGTACTTTGAGATACTGAGCTATTTATCTTCTGAGGAATTTAAAGGAGGAGGgcttaaaattctcagcctggagttggaaagttggacCCCCGTACCGCGAAGAGCACATTCTTTATCAGTAACATCtgacaaatttgtaaaaattctttcaccatccTATGTTATCCCAGATGAACAAAgccttattttatccccgttttcccatGGGCGagaccgcgtggcgtctgctagtatgagATATTTAGTACTGtttcattcattatcagccgatggaggaccacagctagacataggcctcttgcattgacttccaaacaaaacggtctcgagccgccagcggagcatccagcggctccctgtagcccgcttgatgtcctcagtccatctagtggagggccaaccaacattgcgctttccggtgcggggtatGTACTCGTAGTACTGTTTAATCTTTAACTTTGTCTTGGAATTTCGgaaattttataataggttTCCATATCCTCGTAGGTAAAGATGTGACAGAATCTTCAATTTGTAGGTTCGACGAGAGAAAATCCCAATGCACATTGCCAGTAGAGAGATTAGGCTTTGCGCCCATCGTCGCAGTGTTGGCAGCATTGCTGTGCGCGGTCGTGGCCGGTGGACACGCTCTGATTCGTTTCCTGCCACCTCACGCCAACTCCTTCTTCGTGTTTAATGAGAATGAGGACAATCGCCTCTGCATCGACCCCTTGTTGGTGCCTCAGGGGTCTGCACCCGGTATTGAGACCGTCAAAAGACAGTCTGTCATACCGGTAAGATAAATAATTTCTTGATTATAAAATAGGtccttaaattataataaacaataattattatactaatattataaagactgtAATGACTGTAACGTTTGTGAGTTAATGAGGCTGTAGGGATCCTGAATCGACTGAATATAGGTATCAATTTCGAAAGTTCTATAACCAATAGCCATTCgtacaaaaaaataagtaataagtgtCATAATTTTCATCAATATTTCGTGGAAATATAGggataacaattattataataattaaaatccgccgctgtgtctgtctgtctgttcgcttTGACTTTGTAACCTACTTAAcggttttctatttatttataaatggaGTTATTTATGACGTTTGACGATAATTGTTGAAAGTGTTAGAAAAGGCTTTCATCATAAATATCCTAtccaatatcatcatcattatcaacccatatctcactgctgagcttgattGAGACTACTtaactcagaatgagaggagttaggccaatagtccaacacgctggcccaatgcggattggcagactgccacacgcagagaattaagaaaagttatgcaggtttcctcacgatgttttttttttcaccgtttgagacacgtgatattggatttcataaaatgcacacaactgaaaagttggaggtgaatgccccggaccggattcgaacccacaccctccggaatcggacgcagaggCTGGGCTAACACGGGGTTATCACGGCCTAGATGCCTATAGCTTAATGCTTTAATGTATGATAACTAACAGTTCTATAACAGATAGGTATCTGTTTCAGGTTATTGCCAGTACATCAACAGACGATGATACAAATACTCTAGAATCTCAAATGATATCAGAGAAGGAACAAAAACATTACGTCTTAGATGGAGACCAGAACAACGATGAACAGGAACCATCTCCGGTGGTTACTTCGACAGAATTAGAGGTGAATATccgttgaagagtttgtttgtttgtttgattgaacgcactaatctcgggaactactggtccgatttggaaaattctttcagtgttagatagcccatttatcgagaaaggttataacctatatattatacccgtactcttacgggaacgagaaccacgcgggtaaaaccgcgcggcgtcggctagttatctatactaatattataaagaggtaaagtttgtaagtttgtaagtttgtcacattttttaaatggggtaatcttcggaactactgctccgattttaaaaattctttcaccagtagaatgctacattatcggggagtgctagagtattttatattggtatcatatatattagctgtgtcacagtttttgtcatacaggtcggactgaaaatcctcttaaacagacttattcgcatgcgctgccttaactattgtgtaaaattgaaattaatgtatcttta
This window contains:
- the LOC112049808 gene encoding uncharacterized protein LOC112049808, with the translated sequence MSVLTIPFTLFLLTYLFTCGLTRVSGNGLLLLYQPKDITNDCAFSRHLRFDISYGMGMSDTITVVLRTLIDLDYECIVEVVTQTPQYLVVVVRYPTTIASNCAVNRDAVTVLKKSKCTRLCDLVLGDVFSPYFTFIVRNRLRFLFKNNSSINTDINAHFYQVTITSARLKPSQGCNKRNETICTVDRFNFCFTTGVVCDGIKNCGVDDWFDERKSQCTLPVERLGFAPIVAVLAALLCAVVAGGHALIRFLPPHANSFFVFNENEDNRLCIDPLLVPQGSAPGIETVKRQSVIPVIASTSTDDDTNTLESQMISEKEQKHYVLDGDQNNDEQEPSPVVTSTELEVNIR